From Pseudobdellovibrio exovorus JSS, a single genomic window includes:
- a CDS encoding HNH endonuclease, with protein sequence MKPGDIISYSQMCMEEGGGSLQKGMNYRLRGRNTVILMSLQPNAPYADAVLDDGKILIYEGHDINNRRNGPDPKTQDQPMYNPNSKTLTANGKFYEAAKNAVQGEKPELVRVYEKIKAGIWSFNGIFELVDANIVNENNRKVFKFTLHITDKSLDEKSNNIQTLEHNRMIPSQVKLEVWKRDGGKCTTCGSSDNLHYDHILPFSKGGSSLVASNIQLLCARHNLVKSDKIE encoded by the coding sequence TTGAAACCAGGTGATATTATTTCTTATAGTCAAATGTGTATGGAAGAGGGTGGAGGAAGTCTTCAAAAAGGAATGAACTATCGCCTTCGAGGACGGAATACGGTGATCCTAATGAGCTTGCAGCCAAATGCTCCCTACGCAGATGCTGTATTGGATGATGGTAAAATTTTGATTTATGAAGGTCATGATATAAATAACAGACGGAACGGCCCAGATCCTAAAACCCAAGATCAACCGATGTATAATCCAAATTCCAAAACTTTGACAGCAAATGGTAAATTCTATGAAGCCGCGAAAAATGCAGTTCAAGGGGAAAAACCAGAGCTAGTTCGGGTTTATGAAAAGATTAAAGCAGGCATTTGGTCCTTTAATGGTATATTTGAATTAGTAGATGCTAATATTGTTAATGAGAACAATCGCAAAGTATTTAAATTTACATTGCACATTACTGATAAAAGCTTAGATGAAAAATCTAATAATATTCAAACGCTTGAACATAACCGAATGATACCTTCACAAGTAAAACTGGAAGTATGGAAAAGGGATGGAGGAAAGTGTACAACATGTGGAAGCTCAGATAATTTACATTATGATCATATTTTGCCTTTTTCCAAAGGAGGATCATCTTTAGTTGCATCAAATATTCAATTGCTCTGTGCTCGACATAATTTGGTAAAAAGTGACAAAATAGAATAA
- a CDS encoding P1 family peptidase — translation MKYNFKPGPRNRITDVDSIRVGQAEDHEVWTGTTVLLFDKSAVAAVDVRGGAPGTRDTDALNPSCLVDRIDAIVLSGGSVFGLGASSAVTDTLASRGIGFPIGPARAPIVPSAVLFDLLNGGNKEWGDKSPYWNLGRAALDAADLDFKLGNAGAGFGAKAGPLKGGLGSASSLSGDGLQVGAIVAVNCVGSPVMPGQSSLWAWPFEQANELGGQPIPTSSIDFSSAGEAWTGSPLDTLQPANKAGENTTIGVVATNARLTKSEAQRVAIMAQDGYARSIRPVHTPFDGDTVFAASTGQWGKDIEARADLVNRIGLVAADCLARAVARGVYEATALGGMPAYREVHGKNLRVK, via the coding sequence ATGAAATACAATTTTAAACCCGGCCCTCGTAATCGCATTACTGATGTTGACTCTATCCGTGTAGGACAGGCTGAAGATCATGAGGTTTGGACGGGCACTACAGTTTTGCTTTTTGACAAGTCTGCCGTCGCCGCTGTGGACGTGCGTGGCGGAGCACCGGGAACGCGTGACACCGATGCACTCAATCCAAGTTGTCTGGTGGATCGCATTGACGCTATCGTGCTGAGTGGTGGATCTGTTTTTGGTTTGGGGGCTTCTTCTGCCGTGACTGACACACTGGCCTCTCGTGGGATCGGATTCCCGATTGGACCTGCTCGTGCGCCGATTGTTCCTAGTGCTGTCTTATTTGATTTATTAAACGGTGGTAACAAAGAGTGGGGCGATAAATCTCCGTATTGGAATTTAGGCCGCGCGGCTTTGGATGCCGCTGACTTGGATTTTAAATTGGGAAATGCGGGAGCCGGTTTCGGTGCGAAAGCTGGCCCGTTAAAAGGTGGATTAGGTAGTGCTTCTTCTCTATCTGGTGATGGCCTACAAGTGGGCGCGATTGTGGCCGTAAACTGTGTGGGCAGTCCGGTGATGCCCGGTCAGTCTTCGCTTTGGGCATGGCCATTTGAACAAGCCAATGAACTGGGCGGCCAACCGATCCCGACATCGTCGATAGATTTTTCTTCAGCAGGCGAAGCGTGGACAGGATCTCCATTGGACACCTTGCAACCGGCGAATAAAGCCGGAGAAAACACCACCATCGGAGTGGTCGCAACGAATGCTCGTCTAACCAAATCCGAAGCTCAGCGCGTGGCGATCATGGCACAGGATGGTTATGCGCGCTCGATTCGTCCGGTGCACACGCCGTTTGATGGAGATACTGTTTTTGCAGCCTCAACAGGGCAGTGGGGAAAAGACATCGAAGCCCGCGCCGATTTAGTAAATCGAATTGGCCTAGTCGCAGCAGATTGTTTGGCCCGCGCCGTGGCCCGTGGTGTGTACGAAGCCACAGCACTCGGTGGCATGCCAGCCTACCGCGAAGTGCACGGTAAAAATCTGCGCGTGAAATAA
- the hflX gene encoding GTPase HflX, whose amino-acid sequence MSIENKIKNAVLVGIQLPKVSSAELEASLQELTRLVTTLGYNVVGQVTQKRNSDRSAAVLGDGKLKELAEWTGGTGKIAAMVEHKLSKAAQKWQDEKNALAEENENPENDSENEESGILSEEQKNSAQIVIVDTELSPSQLRNLESATGVTVLDRTGVIIEIFSRHARTRAARLQVEIARLTYVAPRLRETGGGEDRGGGGVGGKGAGESSLELDKRKIRDRIKELKTELASIGNEHQVRRARREQEISVALVGYTNAGKSSLMRAMTGSEVLVADKLFATLDTTIRQLYPETRPKVLMSDTVGFIKKLPHDLVASFKSTLDEALHASLLLFVVDSSDPSFRSQLEVTQSVLAEVGATEVPSLLVLNKKDRLTAEQMKSLRAEYPEAVMISTRDKDDLKMMRDKIMGYFESHMIDETLFIPYTVQGVIGEIRAKMRVLSESYDEKGVSLTVRATEESLSQLKKKFKIK is encoded by the coding sequence ATGTCGATCGAAAACAAAATTAAAAATGCCGTTCTTGTGGGGATTCAGCTTCCTAAAGTCAGTTCTGCGGAATTAGAGGCCTCATTACAAGAACTCACTCGTTTGGTGACAACACTGGGCTACAATGTCGTCGGTCAAGTGACACAAAAACGAAATTCCGATCGCTCCGCCGCTGTTCTGGGGGATGGAAAATTAAAAGAATTAGCTGAATGGACCGGAGGCACGGGTAAGATCGCCGCCATGGTCGAACATAAGTTGTCCAAGGCAGCGCAAAAGTGGCAAGACGAAAAAAATGCATTGGCAGAAGAAAATGAAAACCCAGAAAATGACAGTGAAAACGAAGAGTCGGGCATCCTCAGCGAAGAGCAAAAAAACTCGGCCCAAATCGTCATTGTCGATACGGAACTTTCTCCGTCACAGTTGCGAAATTTAGAAAGCGCCACAGGTGTCACAGTTTTAGATCGTACCGGCGTGATCATTGAAATCTTCAGCCGCCACGCCCGTACTCGCGCAGCCCGTTTACAGGTAGAGATCGCACGACTGACCTACGTGGCACCGCGCTTACGTGAAACTGGAGGCGGAGAAGATCGTGGTGGAGGCGGCGTCGGCGGTAAAGGAGCCGGAGAAAGCAGCCTCGAATTAGACAAACGCAAAATCCGTGATCGCATCAAAGAACTTAAAACCGAATTGGCCTCTATTGGTAACGAACATCAAGTGCGCCGTGCTCGCCGCGAGCAGGAAATTTCCGTGGCGTTAGTTGGTTATACGAATGCGGGAAAATCATCGTTGATGCGAGCTATGACGGGAAGTGAAGTTTTAGTGGCGGACAAACTTTTTGCCACATTGGACACAACCATTCGTCAACTTTATCCAGAAACTCGTCCAAAAGTTTTAATGTCAGACACCGTGGGATTTATTAAAAAACTTCCCCATGACTTAGTGGCCTCGTTCAAATCCACTTTGGACGAAGCCTTACATGCTTCGTTATTATTGTTTGTGGTGGATTCTTCAGATCCGTCATTTCGTTCTCAATTGGAAGTGACTCAAAGTGTTTTGGCGGAAGTCGGTGCAACAGAAGTTCCAAGCTTGTTGGTCTTGAATAAAAAAGACCGCCTGACAGCAGAGCAAATGAAGTCGCTGCGCGCTGAATATCCGGAAGCGGTGATGATTTCCACCCGTGATAAAGACGACTTAAAAATGATGCGTGATAAAATCATGGGTTATTTTGAAAGTCACATGATAGATGAAACACTTTTTATTCCATACACAGTGCAAGGTGTGATCGGTGAAATCCGCGCGAAGATGCGTGTACTCAGCGAATCCTATGATGAAAAAGGTGTCTCGCTTACTGTGCGCGCCACGGAAGAATCGTTATCTCAATTGAAGAAGAAATTTAAGATTAAATAG
- a CDS encoding endonuclease/exonuclease/phosphatase family protein, with product MRSSVLFFVLAMSLSCQAHSYKSQSSTLKIVTYNTWLLDLPFNMGSRDIAARLNIIPQELAKLDADIIALQEVWSPRARQKLASEFYKKGYLYSQEESLPANWLLRGWLGNGLLVVSKYPLAHISNQNERVLSFSTFTRPDEYFAGKGAVHMRVQIPDFGEISFYNTHLGAVSFNPKAQAFDSSHEQSRRQQSRELIEFIRKTHEERPIILAGDFNAHFKTYHQGGYTEEYGEDYKSITCTTGAADNCLNLLDSYKSLNTDAKVKATASPLTNQYIGASYFYKNPAPEQVIDYIFVSSSSAMKVQESKIVLTEKLKIPNRSGELPLSDHYGVLTELQLILLSVD from the coding sequence ATGAGATCTAGCGTATTGTTTTTTGTATTAGCTATGAGCCTGTCTTGTCAGGCTCATTCTTACAAATCACAGAGTTCAACTTTAAAAATAGTGACCTATAATACATGGTTACTGGATTTGCCATTTAATATGGGCTCGCGGGATATAGCCGCTCGTCTTAATATAATTCCACAAGAATTAGCCAAGTTAGATGCAGATATTATCGCACTACAAGAGGTGTGGTCCCCTCGGGCTCGCCAGAAACTAGCTTCTGAGTTTTACAAAAAAGGTTATCTTTATTCACAGGAAGAGTCTTTGCCTGCAAATTGGCTACTGCGGGGCTGGTTGGGCAATGGTTTGTTAGTCGTATCCAAATATCCACTGGCGCACATATCGAATCAAAATGAACGCGTATTGTCTTTCAGTACTTTCACGCGTCCAGATGAGTATTTTGCAGGGAAAGGGGCTGTGCATATGCGCGTCCAGATTCCTGACTTTGGCGAGATCAGTTTTTATAATACTCATTTAGGGGCGGTGAGCTTTAATCCGAAAGCCCAAGCATTCGATTCCTCACATGAACAAAGTCGTCGGCAGCAATCCCGTGAACTGATTGAGTTCATTCGTAAAACCCATGAAGAGCGTCCGATAATTTTAGCCGGTGATTTCAATGCACATTTTAAAACCTATCATCAAGGTGGCTACACAGAAGAATATGGGGAAGATTACAAGTCCATAACCTGTACGACAGGCGCTGCCGATAATTGCTTAAATCTTTTGGACTCTTATAAAAGTCTAAATACGGATGCTAAAGTCAAAGCCACGGCTTCCCCTCTAACAAATCAATATATTGGAGCCTCTTATTTTTATAAGAATCCAGCTCCCGAGCAAGTGATTGATTATATTTTCGTATCTTCGTCTTCTGCAATGAAAGTACAAGAATCTAAAATTGTATTAACTGAAAAATTAAAAATCCCCAATCGCTCAGGGGAATTGCCCCTATCGGACCACTATGGAGTACTGACCGAGTTACAGTTGATTCTATTGTCCGTGGATTGA
- a CDS encoding type II toxin-antitoxin system HipA family toxin: protein MGRKRIVQNLMVYLGRNKIGMLKRRADGSMEFRYEDNWVDTGYAISLSLPLADRVFLGERASFFFDNLLPDNKRTLEAIAEKFDASSTKSFDILAVIGRECVGALSFFDEDDEPVFLEKMSVRPINEENIARRLRGLASENPLGMDEDGDFRISIAGAQEKMALLYRKNKWWEPRGISPTSHILKKSIGTLLKGTTEAPIDFEASVDNEWISLKLAKQFKIEVASAEIKQFEDQRVLSVERFDRQWQNDILVRIPQEDFCQATGTSPVKKYEKNGGPSLQAMMNILSSSANAEEDRKMLFKTAMFNDLIHNTDSHAKNFSLFHVRKGYLLTPMYDLLSAHFLKENHKVRYENLKSSLRINEKEKYVDITLNDWQQEAQKCGLSEDTFEEITQELKSSVAAMEAPQKKSTEDLDLKQQELILEGVHERSKKLWTKEV from the coding sequence ATGGGGCGAAAAAGAATAGTTCAAAATTTAATGGTTTATTTAGGCCGAAATAAAATCGGAATGCTGAAGCGTCGAGCTGATGGTTCGATGGAGTTTCGCTATGAGGACAATTGGGTCGATACGGGTTATGCTATTTCCTTATCCTTGCCCTTAGCAGATCGGGTGTTTTTAGGAGAGCGAGCCTCTTTTTTCTTTGATAACTTATTGCCGGACAACAAGAGAACTTTAGAGGCGATTGCTGAAAAGTTTGATGCCTCTAGTACCAAGTCATTTGATATCTTGGCTGTGATTGGACGGGAGTGTGTCGGGGCGTTGAGCTTTTTCGACGAAGACGATGAACCTGTATTTTTGGAAAAGATGAGTGTGCGTCCTATCAATGAGGAGAATATCGCCAGACGTCTTAGAGGATTAGCTAGTGAAAATCCTCTGGGAATGGATGAGGATGGAGATTTCCGTATATCGATTGCTGGAGCACAAGAAAAAATGGCCTTGCTCTATCGCAAAAACAAGTGGTGGGAGCCGCGTGGTATAAGCCCAACCAGTCATATTCTTAAAAAATCAATAGGCACTCTTCTTAAAGGAACGACAGAGGCTCCTATTGATTTCGAAGCTAGTGTTGATAATGAGTGGATAAGTTTAAAGTTAGCGAAGCAATTCAAAATTGAGGTGGCATCGGCCGAGATTAAACAATTTGAAGACCAGCGTGTCCTTAGTGTCGAACGTTTTGATCGGCAGTGGCAGAACGATATTCTAGTTCGCATCCCGCAGGAAGATTTTTGTCAGGCGACAGGAACTTCTCCGGTTAAGAAATATGAAAAAAATGGTGGTCCTTCTTTACAAGCGATGATGAATATTTTGTCCAGTTCAGCCAATGCAGAAGAGGATCGTAAGATGTTGTTCAAGACGGCAATGTTTAACGATCTTATTCACAATACTGACAGCCACGCTAAAAACTTTAGCCTTTTCCATGTGCGCAAAGGATATCTTTTAACTCCTATGTATGATCTTTTAAGCGCGCACTTTTTGAAAGAAAATCACAAAGTGCGATATGAAAATTTAAAATCTAGTCTGCGTATCAATGAAAAAGAAAAGTATGTCGATATAACGCTGAATGATTGGCAACAAGAAGCACAGAAATGTGGACTTAGTGAAGATACATTTGAAGAGATCACTCAAGAGCTAAAATCCTCAGTCGCCGCCATGGAAGCACCACAAAAGAAAAGCACTGAGGATCTTGATCTTAAACAGCAAGAGTTGATTTTAGAGGGTGTTCACGAGCGTTCAAAAAAACTATGGACGAAGGAAGTTTAA
- a CDS encoding helix-turn-helix domain-containing protein, whose amino-acid sequence MKSAKNHQEIGKLLKYHRQLQGLSQQELADLAGLSQPAISNIEKGLGGTLGTVEAIMFALKLEVLFEPISKIDKKDLVSLVD is encoded by the coding sequence GTGAAAAGCGCAAAAAATCATCAAGAAATTGGAAAACTTCTTAAATATCATCGGCAATTGCAGGGGCTATCACAACAAGAGTTAGCAGATCTCGCTGGACTGTCACAGCCAGCCATTTCAAATATTGAAAAAGGACTGGGGGGAACCTTGGGCACTGTTGAAGCGATCATGTTTGCATTGAAGTTAGAAGTATTATTCGAACCTATTAGCAAAATTGATAAAAAGGATTTGGTTTCCCTTGTCGATTGA